One stretch of Prunus persica cultivar Lovell chromosome G1, Prunus_persica_NCBIv2, whole genome shotgun sequence DNA includes these proteins:
- the LOC18790031 gene encoding mitogen-activated protein kinase homolog NTF3 has product MATQVEPPNGIRSQGKHYYSMWQTLFEIDTKYVPIKPIGRGAYGIVCSSVNRETNEKVAIKKINNAFENRIDALRTLRELKLLQHLRHENVIALKDVMVPVQRKSFKDVYLVYELMDTDLHQIIKSSQPLSNDHCQYFLFQLLRGLKYLHSANILHRDLKPGNLLINANCDLKICDFGLARTSTGKGQFMTEYVVTRWYRAPELLLCCDNYGTSIDVWSVGCIFAELLGRKPIFPGTECLNQLKLIINILGSQREEDLQFIDNHKAKKYIRSLPYSLGTPFSHLYPDAHPLAIDLLQKMLVFDPSKRISVLEALQHPYMSALYDPNNNPPAEVPIDLDIDEDLGEETIREMMWKEMLHYHPEAAAGNAELFS; this is encoded by the exons ATGGCGACTCAAGTTGAGCCTCCAAATGGGATTAGATCGCAAGGAAAGCATTACTATTCCATGTGGCAGACCCTGTTCGAGATCGATACCAAATACGTCCCGATCAAACCGATCGGTCGAGGAGCGTACGGCATCGTTTGCTCTTCCGTGAACCGGGAAACGAACGAGAAAGTTGCGATTAAGAAGATCAACAATGCGTTTGAGAACCGAATTGATGCGCTGAGGACGCTGCGGGAACTGAAGCTGCTGCAGCATCTTCGGCATGAAAATGTGATTGCTTTGAAGGATGTGATGGTGCCAGTTCAAAGGAAGAGCTTCAAGGATGTCTACTTGGTGTATGAGCTCATGGATACGGATCTGCACCAGATTATTAAGTCCTCCCAACCACTTTCTAACGATCACTGTCAGTATTTCCTCTTCCAG CTGCTTCGAGGCCTAAAGTATCTCCATTCTGCAAACATTCTCCATCGCGACTTGAAGCCTGGCAACCTTCTTATCAATGCGAACTGTGACTTGAAGATATGTGATTTTGGACTAGCACGTACTAGCACAGGAAAGGGCCAGTTCATGACTGAGTATGTTGTCACTCGTTGGTACCGTGCCCCTGAGCTCCTCCTCTGCTGTGACAACTATGGAACATCCATTGATGTGTGGTCCGTTGGATGCATCTTTGCTGAGCTTCTTGGCCGGAAACCTATCTTCCCTGGTACAGAGTGTCTAAACCAGCTCAAACTCATTATCAACATCCTTGGCAGCCAGAGGGAGGAGGATCTCCAATTTATAGACAACCATAAGGCGAAGAAGTACATAAGATCACTGCCATATTCTCTTGGGACCCCCTTCTCCCATCTCTATCCTGATGCCCATCCTTTGGCAATCGATCTACTGCAAAAGATGCTTGTTTTCGACCCATCAAAGAGGATCAGTGTCCTTGAAGCACTCCAACACCCTTACATGTCAGCGTTGTATGATCCCAATAATAACCCTCCAGCCGAGGTACCAATTGATCTTGACATAGATGAGGATTTAGGAGAAGAGACGATAAGGGAGATGATGTGGAAGGAAATGCTTCATTACCACCCTGAAGCTGCTGCAGGCAATGCGGAACTGTTTTCCTGA
- the LOC18792143 gene encoding AP-4 complex subunit mu — protein sequence MISQFFILSQRGDSIVFRDYRGEVPKGSAEIFFRKVKFWKDDGEGDAPPVFNADGVNYFHVKDAGLLFVATTRVNVSPSLVLELLRRIARVVKDYLGVLSEDALRKNFVLVYELLDQIIDFGYVQTTSTEVLKSYVFNEPVVVDSSQLGPAGIFMAKRMPVTTITKSVVANERGGRKREEIFVDIIEKMSVTFSSSGYILTSEIDGTIQLKSYLTGNPEIRLALNEEVGIGRGGESIYDYGSSLGSGAVILDDCNFHESVHLDSFDVDRTLTLVPTDGEFPVMNYRITQEFKPPFCINALIEEAGPFKAEVTIKVRADFPSSIIADKILVQIPLPTYTTRVSFELEPGAVGNTTDFTEANKRMEWGLKKIVGGSEHTLHAKLTFSQESHGNITKEAGPVSMTFTIPMFNASRLQVKYLHITKKSKSYNPYRWVRYVTHSNSYVARL from the exons ATGATCTCTCAGTTCTTCATTCTATCGCAGAGAGGCGACAGCATCGTCTTCCGCGACT ATCGCGGTGAAGTACCGAAGGGAAGCGCGGAGATTTTCTTCCGCAAAGTGAAATTTTGGAAGGACGATGGGGAAGGGGATGCGCCACCTGTCTTT AATGCGGATGGTGTAAACTACTTTCACGTGAAGGATGCTGGGTTGCTATTTGTTGCGACAACAAGAGTGAATGTGTCACCCTCTCTTGTTTTGGAACTTCTGCGAAGGATTGCAAGAGTCGTTAAAGATTACCTTGGGGTTCTTAGTGAAGATGCATTGCGAAAAAACTTTGTGCTTGTGTATGAGTTGCTCGACCAAATTATT GACTTTGGTTATGTGCAGACAACTTCGACTGAGGTTTTGAAGTCATATGTGTTCAATGAGCCTGTTGTGGTTGATTCTTCACAGTTAGGCCCTGCTGGAATATTTATG GCCAAAAGAATGCCAGTGACAACAATTACAAAATCTGTTGTAGCAAATGAGCGTGGGGgaaggaaaagagaggaaatTTTTGTTGACATAATCGAGAAAATGAGTGTTACATTCAGTTCCAGT GGATATATACTTACTTCTGAGATTGATGGTACCATCCAATTGAAAAGTTATCTTACAGGCAACCCAGAAATTCGACTTGCTCTTAATGAGGAAGTGGGTATTGGAAGAGGTGGAGAATCAATTTATG ATTATGGTAGTTCACTTGGATCAGGAGCTGTTATACTGGACGATTGTAATTTCCATGAATCTGTTCATCTTGATAGTTTCGATGTTGACAGAACACTGACATTG GTACCAACAGATGGTGAATTTCCTGTCATGAATTACCGCATCACTCAGGAATTCAAGCCTCCCTTTTGTATTAATGCGCTAATTGAAGAAGCAGGACCATTTAAG GCCGAAGTTACTATTAAAGTGCGTGCTGATTTCCCCTCGAGCATTATTGCAGATAAAATTCTTGTGCAGATTCCGCTGCCAACATATACAACTAG agttagttttgagttgGAACCTGGAGCAGTTGGAAACACAACTGATTTTACTGAAGCAAACAAGAGAATGGAGTGGGGTTTAAAGAAG ATTGTAGGTGGATCTGAACATACTTTACATGCAAAGCTGACATTTTCACAGGAATCACATG GAAATATTACCAAGGAAGCTGGACCTGTGAGCATGACCTTCACAATACCCATGTTTAACGCTTCAAGACTTCAG GTGAAATACTTGCATATAACAAAGAAGTCGAAGAGCTACAATCCATATCGATGGGTGAGATATGTCACACACTCAAATTCCTATGTTGCCCGGTTGTAA